A stretch of Blattabacterium cuenoti DNA encodes these proteins:
- the leuS gene encoding leucine--tRNA ligase yields the protein MDYNFREIEKRWQLYWKKNQTFYVKEENKKQKYYVLNMFPYPSGSGLHVGHCLGYIASDIYTRYKRTKGYNVMNPIGFDSFGLPTEQYAIQTGKHPNDTTIENSNKYIKQMNKIGISFDWSRKLSTSDPDYYHWTQWMFIQIFNSWYDKNSEQAKSINILIEEFNKNGNYCINASSSYHGKFDSVKWNHLNTFEKESILLNYRLAFLCKNIVNWCPGLNTVLANDEIKNGKSQRGGFPVYKKKMLQWHLRISVYAERLLKGLKFIDCSKSLKKSQMSWIGKSSGASLLLEIAYPIPKIKEIELFISYPEMIFGMTFIVLSTNHPFSEKISIFLYRKKVCRYLSKKESSILSEDVKNVSGVFTGNYVFHPFIIKKQIPIYISDFFSVDDKTKSKIGIPGHEKKSKEFSEKFGLEIITVLNNHEICINSDFLNGLSRKQAKEKIIKILNNKKIGEKRITYKIRDAIFSRQRYWGEPIPIYFKEKVPKNIPIDKLPILLPQIDNYHPKNGKSPLTRAKNWAWDEKNMQIVPNNLINHQFIFPIETNTMPSWAGSSWYFLRYMDVHNPQFFLDKKKETYWKNVNLYIGGSEHSTGHLIYARFWHKFLKDRGWITTEEPFQKILNQGMILSYSSTILKVIGKKVFVSYGLKNKKNVNYSFQEMYVDLCFITNNNELDIEKFKQNNPEFLNYTFILESGIFFCNRKLEKMSKSKYNVINPDNICQEYGSDVFRLYEMFLGPITQSKPWNNNNINGIKNFINRLWRLFHKNGKFKVTETIPTFQELKILHYTIKKIQDKMESFSWNTCISTLMIIVNKLTMLKCNKKKILEPIVQLIAPFSPHIAEELWYKLGKRKSIIYYSFPVYDSIYIKNEEITYPIMFNGKLKFTKTFCSSTPIEKIKNRILSHPKTKFFLKEKMIKKLIIIPKKIINILY from the coding sequence ATGGACTATAATTTTCGTGAAATAGAAAAACGTTGGCAATTATACTGGAAAAAAAATCAAACTTTTTATGTTAAAGAAGAAAATAAAAAACAAAAATATTATGTTTTAAACATGTTTCCTTATCCTTCTGGATCAGGGCTTCATGTAGGACATTGTTTAGGTTATATTGCATCAGATATTTATACAAGGTATAAACGAACAAAAGGATATAATGTTATGAATCCTATAGGATTTGATTCTTTTGGTTTGCCTACAGAACAATATGCTATACAAACTGGAAAACATCCTAATGATACTACTATAGAAAATTCCAATAAGTATATAAAACAAATGAATAAAATAGGAATTTCTTTTGATTGGAGTAGAAAATTGAGTACTAGTGATCCTGATTATTATCATTGGACTCAATGGATGTTTATTCAAATTTTTAATTCTTGGTATGATAAAAATAGTGAACAAGCTAAATCTATAAATATTTTGATTGAAGAATTTAATAAAAATGGAAATTATTGTATCAATGCAAGTTCTTCTTACCATGGTAAATTTGACTCAGTAAAATGGAATCATTTAAATACTTTCGAAAAAGAATCTATTCTTTTAAATTATCGATTAGCTTTTTTATGTAAAAATATAGTTAACTGGTGTCCAGGATTAAATACAGTTTTAGCTAATGATGAAATAAAAAACGGAAAAAGTCAAAGGGGAGGGTTCCCCGTTTACAAAAAAAAAATGTTACAATGGCACTTGAGGATTAGTGTATATGCAGAAAGGCTTTTAAAAGGATTAAAGTTTATTGATTGTTCTAAGTCTCTTAAAAAATCACAAATGAGTTGGATAGGTAAATCATCAGGGGCTTCTCTTTTACTAGAAATAGCATATCCTATTCCTAAAATAAAAGAAATAGAATTATTTATTTCTTATCCAGAAATGATATTTGGAATGACTTTTATTGTATTATCTACAAATCATCCATTTTCAGAAAAAATATCTATTTTCTTGTATAGAAAAAAAGTTTGTAGATATCTTTCAAAAAAAGAATCATCTATATTGTCTGAAGACGTGAAAAATGTTTCTGGAGTTTTCACAGGTAATTATGTTTTTCATCCTTTTATTATAAAAAAACAAATTCCTATTTACATTAGTGATTTTTTTTCCGTAGATGATAAAACTAAATCTAAAATAGGAATTCCTGGTCATGAAAAAAAAAGTAAAGAGTTTTCTGAAAAATTTGGATTAGAAATCATAACTGTTTTAAACAATCATGAAATATGTATTAACTCTGATTTTTTAAATGGATTGAGTAGAAAACAAGCAAAAGAAAAAATAATAAAAATACTTAATAATAAAAAAATAGGAGAAAAAAGAATTACGTATAAAATACGTGATGCTATTTTTTCTAGACAAAGATATTGGGGGGAACCTATTCCTATCTACTTTAAAGAAAAAGTTCCAAAAAATATTCCTATAGATAAATTACCTATTCTTCTTCCACAGATAGATAATTATCATCCAAAAAATGGAAAATCTCCATTAACTAGAGCAAAAAATTGGGCTTGGGATGAAAAAAACATGCAAATAGTTCCCAATAATTTGATTAATCATCAATTTATATTTCCAATAGAGACTAATACAATGCCAAGTTGGGCTGGATCCAGTTGGTATTTTCTGAGATATATGGACGTTCATAATCCTCAGTTTTTTCTTGATAAAAAGAAAGAAACTTATTGGAAAAATGTTAATTTATATATTGGAGGATCTGAACATAGTACAGGTCATTTAATTTATGCAAGATTTTGGCATAAATTTTTAAAAGATAGAGGATGGATTACTACTGAAGAGCCTTTTCAAAAAATATTGAATCAAGGAATGATCTTGAGTTATTCTTCCACTATATTAAAGGTGATAGGGAAAAAGGTCTTTGTATCTTATGGATTAAAAAATAAAAAAAATGTAAATTATTCATTTCAAGAAATGTATGTAGATCTTTGTTTCATAACAAATAATAATGAATTAGATATAGAAAAATTTAAACAGAATAATCCTGAATTCTTGAATTATACATTTATATTAGAATCAGGCATTTTTTTTTGTAATAGAAAACTGGAAAAAATGTCAAAATCCAAATATAATGTGATCAATCCTGATAACATTTGTCAAGAATATGGTTCAGATGTATTTCGTCTTTATGAAATGTTTTTAGGTCCTATTACTCAATCAAAACCTTGGAATAATAATAATATTAATGGAATAAAAAATTTTATAAATAGATTATGGCGTTTATTCCATAAAAATGGAAAATTTAAAGTAACTGAAACAATTCCAACATTTCAAGAATTGAAAATTTTACATTATACTATAAAAAAAATACAAGATAAAATGGAATCTTTTTCTTGGAATACATGTATAAGTACATTGATGATTATAGTGAATAAATTAACTATGTTGAAATGTAACAAAAAAAAAATATTAGAACCTATAGTTCAATTAATAGCTCCATTTTCTCCTCATATAGCTGAAGAATTATGGTATAAATTAGGGAAAAGAAAATCTATTATTTATTATTCTTTTCCTGTTTATGATTCGATATATATAAAAAATGAGGAAATTACATATCCGATCATGTTCAATGGAAAATTAAAATTTACCAAAACATTTTGTTCTTCTACTCCAATAGAAAAAATAAAAAATAGGATTTTGAGTCATCCTAAAACAAAATTTTTTTTGAAAGAAAAAATGATCAAAAAATTAATTATCATACCCAAAAAAATAATAAATATTTTATATTAA
- a CDS encoding Glu/Leu/Phe/Val family dehydrogenase produces the protein MYKNKQSKTIPCSFFNCIEKNFDKAARFIPIEKGLLEQIKACNSVYRMHFPVKIGKEIKVIEAYRVQHSHHKLPCKGGIRYSIKVNQDEIMTLAALMTYKCAIVDVPFGGAKGGIKIDPQTISKDNIEKITRRYTSELIRKNFIGPGIDVPAPDYGTGEREMSWIFDTFSSICPGDVNALACVTGKPISQGGVRGRKEATGLGVFYGIRELCRMKEDMLSVGLDVGLVGKKIIIQGLGNVGYHAATFFHEAGAIIVALAEREGAIYNKNGLDVSQVIFHLKNTRSILNFPGAKNIDNTEKALELECDILIPAALENVIHKNNVNQIKAKIIGEAANGPITPEADEILEKKGVIIIPDIYLNAGGVTVSYFEWLKNLSHVRYGRIEKRFSENMNAELLQVIENTCRKKISIEEKKIILKGAREIDLVRSGLEDTMISGFHKIRDLKKSSKIKNMRTAAFVLAINKIIESYEKSGIFP, from the coding sequence ATGTACAAAAACAAACAAAGCAAAACTATTCCATGTAGTTTTTTTAATTGTATAGAAAAAAACTTCGATAAAGCTGCACGTTTTATTCCTATTGAAAAAGGACTTTTAGAACAGATAAAAGCTTGTAATTCTGTATATCGTATGCACTTTCCTGTAAAAATAGGAAAAGAAATAAAAGTTATCGAAGCGTATAGAGTTCAACATTCTCATCACAAACTTCCTTGTAAAGGAGGAATTCGATATAGTATCAAAGTAAATCAGGATGAAATCATGACGTTGGCTGCTTTAATGACTTATAAATGTGCTATAGTTGATGTTCCTTTTGGAGGAGCTAAAGGTGGTATAAAAATAGATCCTCAAACTATATCAAAAGATAATATAGAAAAGATAACTCGACGTTATACTTCTGAATTAATTAGAAAAAATTTCATTGGACCAGGAATAGATGTTCCTGCTCCTGATTATGGAACTGGAGAAAGAGAAATGAGTTGGATTTTTGATACTTTTTCATCCATTTGTCCAGGAGATGTAAACGCATTAGCTTGTGTTACAGGAAAACCTATTTCTCAAGGAGGAGTAAGAGGAAGAAAAGAAGCAACAGGATTAGGTGTTTTTTATGGAATTAGAGAATTATGTCGTATGAAAGAAGATATGTTATCTGTCGGTCTTGATGTTGGATTAGTTGGTAAAAAAATTATTATACAAGGATTAGGAAACGTAGGTTATCATGCTGCTACTTTTTTTCATGAAGCAGGAGCAATTATTGTCGCTTTAGCAGAAAGAGAAGGAGCTATTTACAATAAAAATGGATTAGATGTATCTCAAGTTATTTTTCATTTAAAAAATACTAGATCTATATTAAATTTTCCAGGAGCAAAAAATATTGATAATACAGAAAAAGCTTTAGAATTAGAATGTGATATATTAATTCCAGCAGCATTAGAGAATGTTATACATAAAAATAATGTTAATCAAATTAAAGCAAAAATTATAGGAGAAGCGGCTAATGGACCTATAACTCCGGAAGCTGATGAAATATTAGAGAAAAAAGGAGTAATTATAATTCCAGATATTTATTTAAACGCTGGAGGAGTCACTGTTTCTTATTTTGAATGGTTGAAGAATTTAAGTCATGTTCGTTATGGAAGAATCGAAAAAAGATTTAGTGAAAATATGAATGCAGAATTATTGCAGGTTATTGAAAATACTTGTAGAAAAAAAATTTCAATAGAGGAAAAAAAAATTATATTAAAAGGAGCTAGAGAAATAGATTTAGTTCGTAGTGGATTAGAAGATACAATGATTAGTGGATTTCATAAAATCCGTGATTTAAAAAAATCATCAAAAATAAAAAATATGCGAACTGCTGCATTTGTGCTCGCTATAAATAAAATTATAGAATCTTATGAAAAATCAGGAATTTTTCCATAA
- the pyrH gene encoding UMP kinase, whose protein sequence is MKYKRSLLKLSGEALMGKNEFGLHSSTSLKQYAEEVKNVVDMGAQVAIVIGGGNIFRGFSKIKEKTINRIEGDYMGMLATVINGIAFQAYLENIGICAYIQTAIRMDEIAEPFEKDRAIHHLEKGRVVIFVAGLGNPYFTTDTAAVLRAIEIKADVLLKGTRVDGIYTTDPEKNKYAKKLKDISFDMVYQMGIKVMDQTAFILGNENDLPIIIFDINRKGNFKKVISGEEIGTLVYKKK, encoded by the coding sequence ATGAAGTACAAAAGATCATTATTGAAATTAAGTGGAGAAGCTCTTATGGGGAAAAACGAATTTGGACTTCATTCTTCTACTAGTCTTAAACAATATGCTGAAGAAGTAAAAAATGTAGTAGATATGGGTGCTCAAGTGGCTATAGTTATTGGAGGAGGAAATATATTCAGAGGTTTTTCTAAAATCAAAGAAAAAACTATAAATCGTATAGAAGGAGATTATATGGGAATGCTTGCTACCGTTATTAACGGAATCGCTTTTCAAGCTTACTTGGAAAATATAGGAATATGTGCTTACATCCAAACAGCTATTAGAATGGATGAAATAGCAGAACCTTTTGAAAAAGATAGAGCCATTCATCATCTAGAAAAAGGAAGAGTGGTTATATTTGTAGCAGGATTAGGAAATCCTTATTTTACCACAGATACTGCCGCTGTTTTACGAGCTATAGAAATAAAAGCTGATGTTTTATTAAAAGGAACTAGAGTTGATGGAATTTATACCACAGATCCAGAAAAAAATAAATATGCAAAAAAACTAAAAGATATATCTTTTGATATGGTATATCAAATGGGAATTAAAGTCATGGATCAAACTGCTTTTATATTAGGAAATGAAAATGATTTACCAATTATTATTTTTGATATAAACAGAAAAGGAAATTTTAAAAAAGTTATTTCAGGAGAAGAAATAGGAACTCTAGTTTATAAAAAGAAATAA
- a CDS encoding ribosome-recycling factor — translation MDNLNNIFYSCKKDMETIFIQLKEKIHPIRLGSKSVAYSLSKIKIKCYKAFFPLEEVSNITIVDNMNLIIRPWDPSILSHIDKAIIDANLGFFPTNKGESIHIRLPIMTEEGRKNLMKKIKLQTEHAKILVRNVRKKNNQFIRKLKISEDFYKTVENRIQKITSEYIKKIEDYLLDKEKEIIKI, via the coding sequence ATGGATAATTTAAACAATATTTTTTATTCTTGTAAAAAAGATATGGAAACAATTTTTATACAATTAAAAGAGAAAATTCATCCTATTCGATTAGGGAGTAAATCAGTAGCTTATTCTTTGAGCAAAATAAAAATAAAATGTTACAAAGCTTTTTTTCCACTTGAGGAGGTATCGAATATCACTATCGTAGATAATATGAATCTTATTATTCGACCTTGGGATCCATCTATTCTATCACATATAGATAAAGCTATTATAGATGCTAATCTAGGATTTTTTCCTACTAATAAAGGAGAATCTATCCATATACGTCTTCCTATTATGACAGAAGAAGGAAGAAAAAATTTAATGAAAAAAATTAAATTACAAACAGAACATGCAAAAATTTTAGTGAGAAATGTACGAAAAAAAAATAACCAATTTATAAGAAAATTAAAAATATCTGAGGATTTTTACAAAACAGTAGAAAACCGTATACAAAAAATAACGAGTGAATATATAAAAAAAATAGAAGATTATCTTCTTGATAAGGAAAAAGAAATAATAAAAATATAG
- the asnS gene encoding asparagine--tRNA ligase — MVKKCSIKELLDNGNFFINKKVLVEGWIRSFRYSIFISLNDGSTIKNLQIILSRTLEKKIIKKITIGSSIQVLGIITKSIGKKQNIELQSLDIKIYGYTDPCIIHKSILQPKKHSLEKLREQSHLRFKTNIFGCIMRIRHHLAFGIHKYFHEHGFFYLHTPIITTLNCEGTGEMFQVTTLKKGTKDFFKRKTYLSVSGQLEAETAALGLGKVYTFGPVFRAENSNTSRHLSEFWMIEPEISFYHLEENINLAEDFLKVIVKYILDNSIEDLSFLNEYLKRWSKKKTNSLMERLEIVLKYPFQRISYTEAIKILNQEEKKQNIKFFHSIIWGMDLQSEHEQYLVNKYFKIPVVIFDYPSCIKAFYMRINNDGKTVKAMDILFPEIGEVIGGSQREERYEMLLQRIKDTNTDKNKLWWYLDTRLFGSVPHSGFGLGFDRLVQFVTGMSNIRDVIPYPRTPDNAKF, encoded by the coding sequence ATGGTAAAAAAATGTTCAATTAAAGAATTATTAGATAATGGAAATTTTTTTATAAATAAAAAAGTATTGGTTGAAGGTTGGATTCGTTCTTTTCGTTATTCTATTTTTATTTCTTTAAATGATGGATCCACAATTAAAAATTTACAAATTATTTTATCCAGAACATTGGAAAAGAAAATAATAAAAAAAATAACAATTGGAAGTTCCATTCAAGTTTTAGGAATTATAACAAAAAGTATTGGAAAAAAACAAAATATAGAATTACAATCTTTAGATATAAAGATATATGGATATACGGATCCATGTATTATACATAAATCTATTCTTCAACCTAAAAAACATAGTTTAGAAAAACTTCGTGAACAATCTCATTTACGTTTTAAAACCAACATTTTCGGTTGTATCATGCGAATCCGTCATCATTTAGCTTTTGGTATACATAAATATTTTCACGAACATGGGTTTTTTTATCTTCATACACCAATTATTACTACTTTAAATTGCGAAGGTACAGGAGAAATGTTTCAAGTAACTACCTTAAAAAAAGGTACAAAAGATTTTTTTAAAAGAAAAACTTATTTAAGTGTTTCTGGACAATTAGAAGCAGAAACCGCTGCTTTAGGATTAGGTAAAGTGTATACTTTTGGACCTGTATTTCGCGCAGAAAATTCTAATACTTCACGACATTTATCTGAATTTTGGATGATAGAACCAGAAATTTCTTTCTATCATTTAGAAGAAAATATAAATTTAGCTGAAGATTTTTTAAAAGTTATTGTCAAATATATCCTTGATAATAGTATTGAAGATTTATCATTTTTAAATGAATATTTAAAAAGGTGGAGTAAAAAAAAAACCAATTCACTTATGGAAAGATTAGAAATTGTATTGAAATATCCGTTTCAGAGAATCAGTTATACAGAAGCTATAAAAATTCTTAATCAAGAAGAAAAAAAACAAAATATAAAATTTTTTCATTCTATTATATGGGGGATGGATTTACAATCGGAACATGAACAATATTTAGTAAACAAATATTTTAAAATACCTGTCGTTATATTTGATTATCCTTCTTGTATTAAAGCATTTTATATGCGAATAAATAATGATGGAAAAACTGTTAAAGCTATGGATATTTTATTTCCAGAAATAGGAGAAGTTATTGGTGGTTCTCAAAGAGAAGAACGTTATGAAATGTTATTACAACGAATAAAAGACACAAATACAGATAAAAACAAACTTTGGTGGTATTTAGATACACGTCTTTTTGGTTCTGTTCCTCATAGTGGATTTGGTTTAGGATTTGATCGTTTAGTTCAATTTGTTACAGGAATGAGCAATATTAGAGACGTTATTCCATATCCCAGGACTCCAGATAATGCAAAATTTTAA
- the rpoN gene encoding RNA polymerase factor sigma-54, translating to MLKQQLLQKEQHKLSPQQIKLMKLVQLSTLDFEQRVKQELEENPALELKEEASDLEKEEISEENNNDFDLIENKNESIDLSEIDEYLSDDEIEDFKSYAQYQQNCGEKERYITPIVSVNSFQDYLKSQLHTFRLNKEDLLIADFIIGNIDDDGYIRRKISSMVDDILLILGISVTAEKVEYLLTNYIQKLDPVGLGSRNLQECLLIQLEKNKINQDIFLAKKIIQDNFEYFVKKNYKKLQKKLEINKKKLKKAIFQIEKLNPKPGKIYSENVKNLDHIIPDFTIRIVDEKLELSLNQRNTPELKVSSLYLDMLKSYKSSKEKNNENTIVFLKQKIDSAKWFVDAIKKRKNTLMLTMDTIMNYQKEYFLTGDPVKIKPMILKNISQKIGVGISTVSRVANSKYVNTPYGTFLIKSFFSEKMINKEGKEISSIEIKKLLGESIARENKKKPFTDEKLSKILEKKGYLVARRTIAKYRDQMHIPVARMRKHL from the coding sequence ATGTTAAAACAACAGCTATTACAAAAAGAACAACATAAACTTTCTCCACAACAAATTAAACTAATGAAATTAGTTCAACTATCTACTTTAGATTTTGAACAAAGGGTAAAACAAGAATTGGAAGAAAATCCAGCTTTAGAGTTAAAAGAAGAAGCTTCTGATTTAGAAAAAGAAGAAATATCAGAAGAAAATAATAATGATTTTGATCTTATAGAAAACAAAAATGAATCTATTGATCTATCTGAGATAGATGAATATTTAAGTGATGATGAAATAGAGGATTTTAAAAGTTATGCACAATATCAACAAAATTGTGGGGAAAAAGAAAGATATATTACTCCTATTGTTTCTGTAAATTCATTTCAAGATTATTTAAAAAGTCAATTGCATACTTTTCGTTTAAATAAAGAAGATTTGTTGATAGCAGATTTTATTATAGGGAACATAGATGATGACGGTTACATAAGAAGAAAAATATCATCTATGGTAGATGACATTTTATTAATACTTGGAATATCAGTAACTGCGGAAAAAGTAGAATATTTACTTACAAATTACATACAAAAATTAGACCCTGTAGGCTTAGGATCCAGGAATTTACAAGAATGTTTACTTATTCAATTAGAAAAAAATAAAATCAACCAAGATATTTTTTTAGCAAAAAAAATTATACAAGATAATTTTGAGTACTTTGTAAAAAAAAACTACAAGAAGTTACAAAAAAAATTAGAAATAAACAAAAAAAAATTAAAAAAAGCTATTTTTCAAATAGAAAAATTAAATCCTAAACCAGGAAAAATTTATTCTGAAAATGTTAAAAATTTAGATCATATTATTCCAGATTTTACTATTCGTATAGTAGATGAAAAATTAGAACTTTCTTTAAATCAAAGAAATACTCCTGAGTTAAAAGTTTCCTCTCTATATTTAGATATGTTAAAATCTTATAAATCTTCCAAAGAAAAAAATAATGAAAATACTATTGTTTTTTTGAAACAAAAAATAGATTCTGCAAAATGGTTTGTAGATGCAATAAAAAAACGTAAGAATACGTTAATGTTAACAATGGATACTATTATGAATTATCAAAAAGAATATTTTTTAACTGGAGATCCAGTTAAAATAAAACCCATGATTTTAAAAAATATTTCCCAAAAAATTGGAGTAGGGATTTCAACCGTTTCCCGTGTAGCTAATAGTAAATATGTCAATACTCCATATGGAACTTTTTTGATCAAAAGTTTTTTTTCAGAAAAAATGATAAATAAAGAAGGAAAAGAAATTTCTTCTATTGAAATAAAAAAACTTTTAGGAGAATCCATTGCTAGAGAAAATAAAAAAAAACCTTTTACGGACGAAAAGCTATCTAAAATTTTAGAGAAAAAAGGCTATCTAGTAGCTAGAAGAACGATAGCTAAATATCGAGATCAAATGCATATTCCTGTTGCAAGAATGCGTAAGCATTTATAA
- a CDS encoding aldehyde dehydrogenase family protein — translation MFRTINPVDNSVLNTYYFLSEKEINNKLSTAFYAYKKWKDDPFESKILSLIKLYSCMKETIDIIAYLITKEMGKPISQSFAEVNKSINLCQYYSELKESIFFKKMLTEYEKSYIRFESIGSILGIIPWNYPIWQIIRSTIPNLLLGNVILIKPALNTAGSALLLEKIFTESGFPKGVFQILLIEDNQIESVIASDIIQGVTFTGSSLSGSIIGSLAGKYVKKSVLELGGNDAFVVMKDVENLKKTAKLATESRLNNTGQTCISAKRFIVEESIVDDFIDIVIQEMKKYCREDLYKESTKIGYISRSDLSEKLYQQYKNIILNGGKICLETSKDGNFFSPSLLKVEHDNLVVKKEEIFGPIGIVSIFYKEIEIPYIVNNTSYGLGASIWTKDLEKAEELSKRINTGMIFINDLVKSDPRFPFGGVKKSGYGRELSTLSIKEFSNCKTVIIRSKL, via the coding sequence ATGTTTCGAACTATTAATCCTGTAGACAATAGTGTTTTAAATACTTATTATTTCCTATCTGAAAAAGAGATTAATAATAAATTATCTACAGCTTTTTATGCATACAAAAAATGGAAGGATGATCCCTTTGAATCTAAAATTTTATCTTTGATAAAATTATATTCTTGTATGAAAGAAACTATAGATATTATAGCTTATTTGATCACTAAAGAGATGGGAAAACCTATCAGTCAGTCTTTTGCAGAAGTTAATAAAAGTATTAATTTATGTCAATATTATAGTGAATTGAAAGAATCCATTTTTTTTAAAAAAATGTTAACTGAATATGAAAAATCTTATATTCGATTCGAATCTATAGGATCTATATTAGGAATTATACCTTGGAATTATCCAATTTGGCAAATTATTAGGTCTACTATTCCTAATTTATTATTAGGAAATGTTATTCTTATTAAACCAGCTCTTAATACAGCTGGATCTGCTTTACTTTTGGAAAAGATATTTACAGAATCAGGTTTTCCTAAAGGAGTTTTTCAAATTTTATTAATTGAAGATAATCAAATAGAATCAGTTATAGCTAGTGACATAATACAAGGGGTTACATTTACAGGAAGTTCTTTATCTGGTAGTATTATAGGATCATTAGCTGGAAAATATGTGAAGAAATCTGTTTTGGAATTAGGAGGAAATGATGCTTTTGTAGTTATGAAAGATGTTGAAAATTTAAAAAAAACAGCAAAATTAGCTACAGAATCTAGATTGAATAATACAGGACAAACATGTATTTCAGCAAAAAGATTCATTGTAGAAGAATCGATTGTTGATGATTTTATAGATATAGTCATTCAAGAAATGAAAAAATATTGTAGAGAAGATTTATATAAAGAATCTACTAAAATAGGATATATATCTCGTTCTGATCTATCTGAAAAACTATATCAACAGTATAAGAATATAATATTAAACGGAGGAAAAATATGTCTAGAAACTAGTAAAGATGGAAATTTTTTTTCTCCTTCTTTATTGAAAGTAGAACATGATAATTTAGTAGTAAAAAAAGAAGAAATTTTTGGACCAATAGGAATTGTTTCTATTTTTTATAAAGAAATAGAAATTCCTTATATTGTTAATAATACATCTTATGGACTTGGAGCATCTATTTGGACGAAAGATTTAGAAAAAGCAGAAGAATTATCTAAACGAATAAATACAGGAATGATATTCATTAATGATCTTGTAAAATCAGATCCTCGTTTTCCTTTTGGAGGAGTAAAAAAATCTGGATATGGAAGAGAATTATCGACTTTATCTATCAAAGAATTTTCTAATTGTAAAACTGTAATTATAAGAAGTAAATTATAA
- a CDS encoding SufE family protein, with translation MTLHKKEEIIKKEFYILKNWEEKYEYLIEIGKNLPKKSDIFRSEDKLINGCQSKVWLDARLENRRIFFDADSEAILPRGIAALMIRVYSGLFPFEIISSNANFIYEIGFQTFLSPIRANGIFLFLKKIKFYAIAFNAQISFGSNVNDRILNKK, from the coding sequence ATGACTTTACATAAAAAAGAAGAAATAATAAAAAAAGAATTTTATATATTAAAAAATTGGGAAGAAAAATATGAGTATCTTATTGAAATAGGAAAAAATTTACCAAAAAAATCAGATATATTTAGATCTGAGGATAAGTTAATTAATGGGTGTCAGTCTAAAGTATGGCTAGATGCTAGATTGGAAAATCGTCGTATTTTTTTTGATGCAGATAGTGAAGCTATCCTACCTAGAGGAATAGCCGCCCTTATGATTCGTGTTTATTCAGGACTTTTTCCATTTGAAATTATTTCATCAAATGCTAATTTCATTTATGAAATAGGATTTCAAACATTTTTATCTCCTATTAGAGCTAATGGAATATTTTTATTTCTAAAAAAAATCAAATTTTATGCCATAGCTTTTAATGCTCAAATTTCTTTTGGATCGAATGTAAATGACAGAATTTTAAATAAAAAATGA